In the Pseudobacteroides sp. genome, TTTTACCTAATTCACGGTGTATTAATCCTCTTAAAGTAGTATGGAATAGGATAACTTTTTTGTCATTCTTAAGGTTATTATTTATTTGGTTTAAATTTAAATTTTGTGTTAACATCACTTTTATACTACTTAAAGTATCTGGATCGACTTTTATAGTTTTATTCAAATGAATCATCTACCATGAAATATACTCATGTTAGAGGATACGGGATTTGTTAATATTTATTCCAGTATGTTAATTTTAAATTTGAAAAATGAACTGAAATGAATTGGAAGGATAAAAGTAGTATAAATATCCATGTTTTTATGCTTACCCATATTTTGTTAGATTAATTGACAAATCGTTAAACATATGCTAAACTAAGAAAGTATTTAAAAGTGATAATTATTTGCACATATTTTTGTAAATGATTTAAGGTCATTTGCGAGAATATGTGTTTTTGTTTTTGCAACGAAATATAATATAATTGATGGAGGTACCAATATGAATAATGGTACAGTAAAATGGTTCAACGCAGAAAAAGGATTTGGGTTTATTGCCGTGGATGGTGGAGATGATGTATTCGTTCATTTTTCTTCAATCCAGTCAAATGGCTACAAAAGCTTGGATGAAGGACAAAGAGTGAACTTTGATATAGAAAAAGGTCAACGTGGTCTTCAAGCAACTAATGTTTATCTCGATTAAATTTCCGTTGAATAAAGCTATCTCTTTTGAGGTAGCTTTCTAAATTTTATGTGTCAATGAGAATTCGTGCGATGCACAGGGAATGGATTCATATGGGGATTAACAAATTTTGAGAGCCATGCTGAAGGTGCTTCACTACCCAAACTTGATGCGTGGAAAAACTATAACATAGGAGGTATTGAGATGAAATTAAGTGAAATAAAGCCCGAAGATGTACTAACCGTTTTTGATAAGCCAAGTAGAAAAATTCGTGAGCGGCAAGGCAAATATGTATCAAGAAATGCTGATTTTCTAACTATTCAATTCCTATATTATAAAGACAGTCTCTCGCTATCCGATTTAATCATGGGAAAAGCTACATTATTTAAAGATAAAGAAGCTGTAACCTTACTCTGATTTGATAGATAGAGAGAATGCCCCCCAGATTGATGGATTGTGAGTTGCTACAATCTCGGGGGATTTACCCTTTTTTATTACCGCTATTCTAAGCACGATCGGAACTATCTATTCCCCAATACTAAGAATTCAAGGTGACTTGTTAGGTCCGGTATGAGTAACGCTTCTCAGTGTGCTAACCAATAATACCAACTTCGGCAAGCTGACCGTCTCTGTCCAATTTTATTAGATTTTGGGCAAAATAGCTCGACACCCGCATTTTGGGAATATAAAATTAGTTTTTGGCCATTTGTTAATGTCTAATGACTTTTTGAAACAAGGTCAAATAAGCTAGCAGAATAATGGCACCTTGCTACAATAACCTTTAGTATTTATTGCTTGGCAGTAACAGTAAATGCGGTCGATTTACCATAAAAAATGAAGGCTTAAAAGATTTTTAATCTTTTAAGCCTTCATTTTTTATGGTTGCGGGGGCTGGACTTGAACCAACGACCTTCGGGTTATGAGCCCGACGAGCTACCAACTGCTCCACCCCGCGATATCTAGTGTGTCATTGTAGCATAACACACTTTCTGATAAAAGTAAATGTAAAATTCAGTATACTATTTATTCCCTGCCCGGCAATACTTCAACATCATGGATTGTATTTAAGCACAACTGCTGTTCTACGGTCTACCACAACACCATCCTTACAAAGTAACCCCGTGTTTAACACTTCATCCACAAAACCTCCAAAGCACTGCCAAGCACTATGAAATACCAGCTTAAATGCGGAAGTATCGCTCAACATATGTACATAGCTATTACTTGGGTGAAAATTGAAAATGAATGTATGATTCCCTTTGATAAATGATAAAACTTTATTGGATTCATGTACCAATAGAAGACGAGCAGGTTCTTTATACAAGTCGTTACTAGTTAAAAAGCTTAGCATAGCTGCGTCAAAGTTATAAAGATACTCATATTTTAGGTTTGGGTTATCCACTAAACTCCATTGACGTCTTGCGTATTTATAACTCCAACCGTTGCCTTCGCGAGGAAAGTCAATCCATTCAGGATGTCCAAATTCATTACCCATAAAGTTGAGGTATCCATCTCCTCCAACAGCACAGGTAATGAAGCGTAATATTTTGTGCAAGGCAATTGCTCTATCAATTCTTTCGTTTTTGCCGTCCTTATTCATATTCCAGTACATGTCATGGTCTGCCAACCAGAACATCAAGGTTTTGTCACCTACGAGTGCTTGGTCGTGTGATTCAGTGTAGCCAATTACTTTTTCCTGTGGCCGACGATTGGTCAGCTCATTCCAGAATTTTCCCATATGCCAATTCTCGTCTTTCGTTTTCATCATCTTGATTAACAAATCAGGCAAACCCATGCCAAGGCGGTAATCAAAGCCAATACCACCATCAATAATTGGTAGGCACATACCTGGCATCCCACTCATGTCTTCCGCTATAAGTATGGAGTTGGGATTTACTTCTTTTGCAAGCTCGGTGGCCAACTGAAGGTATGTAATTGATTCAAGGTCGGTATCCATGGAAAAATATTTTTTATAGTTGTCAAAAGCGGTTCCCCTTCCATGATGATGATACATCATAGAAGTCACACCGTCAAAACGAAAGCCATCTAAGTGATATTCAGTTAACCAATATTTAACATTGGACAGTAGAAAATGTTGGACTTCTAGCTTTCCATAGTTGAATAAGCGTGTGTGCCAATCAGGATGATCACCTTTGTTTCCATGATGGCAAAATTGATAATCCGTTCCGTCAAATTCAGCTAATCCCTCAACCGTATTTTTTACGGTATGAGAGTGTACTAAATCCATTATAACTGCAATCCCCACACTATGAGCTTTATCTACAAGAGCCTTAAAGTCTTCTGGCGTTCCAAAGCGAGAAGATACTGCAAAGAAATTGGATACCTGATATCCAAAGGAGCCATAATAGGGATGCTCCATGATAGCCATAATTTGGATTGCTGTGTAGCCTTGCTTTTTAATGCGGGGCAGCACGTTGTCTGCAAACTCTAAGAATGAAGATACACTTTCTTTTTCACCAGACATACCTATGTGGCATTCGTAAATATATAAAGGCTGCTGTGGTACAAATCCCTTGTCATTCCAGTTAAAAGGAACAGGTGGGTTCCATATCATTCCGTCAAATTGATTTGACTCAGAGTTTTGCACTACTCGCTTACAATATAGCGGTATACGGTCATATATATGGTTGTTGGCTTTGATTTTCAGTTTGACCCTTGAACCATGTGGAAGTTCTCCCTCGACAAGTAGCTCCCAGACCCCGTTGTCCAACCTTTTCAACTTGTGAACTTGGTCATTCCAGTTGTTAAAATCACCAATGAGGTAAACGTCTTGAGCATTTGGAGCCCATTCTCTGTATACCCAGCCATTTTCTTTGGCATGAAAACCAAAATAAAGATGCCCATTGACAAAAGACGTAAGCATTTTGTCGTCTTCAACTAGTTTGCGTCTGGCTTTTTTATAACAATTCATGCGTAATTCTATGTCATCCGCAAAAGGTCGCAGATATGGGTCAATTTGTAAAATGCGATATTCTTGATTCATAATATAATAGCCCCCTCAGTTATATTATAACATTCTTTTGCTCATGGTTTAATTTTATCTATGGTATGGTACAGCAGTCTGGTAAGATATTTTAATATGTTATCAGAAAAATTTAACTATACTAATCGATAGAAGGGTGTATATTAATATTTCCGGTTTCCTTCTGTACAGTTACAACAACAATAATCAGTCCATCCTCTAAAAGCTCCTCATATTCCTTAATATAACATTCCCAACATCGCCAATGCCAAGTCCATCCACAAGAACCTTGCTCTATGGGACACTCCCATTCATTTTGGCTTGGCTGGAATTGACCTCAAGCACCTGTCCGATCTCCATAATCAAAATATTTTCCTGTGTCATACCTAACTACTGCACAAGATTAATATGCTGTTTCAAGTGCTTGTATTCACCATGGACATGAATGAAGTACTTAGGTCTGACAAGTTGATGCATCAACTTAAGTCCTTCCTCACGCGTGTGACCAGATAAATGAATATCAGTGTATGCCAATAATAAGGAAAATAAATCTGACAATCATATTTTTATGTGTTACTATGTATATGAGGTGAATAATTTGAAAGAAAATTCATGGTATGATTTTGAAAAGCTCTCCGATGATGCGAAAAAAATTTTTCTAATTCGCATGAAGCCTATTGCAGAAAGAACAGGAAGAACCGATTTAATTCTATATAATAAGTATGCCGAGCAGTTTGGACTACTAAAAATCAAACCTTTTTCCTGAGATATAAAGAAGTGCGGGGAAAACTGAGCCATAAGGCTCTTTTTTCTAATGCATAGGAAAGTTTAATTTTACCTTAATATACCACTTTCAGTTAAATACATTTCAAGATAGTTCACCTTAATGCTTTTAGCAGTCTAGGAATACCCAAGCATAAATAGGAAATGCCAATTTTTATATCACTTAGAAATGCAGGTGGAGCAAAAAAAGCAGCAGATGAAATAATAGCATTTGCACGTGTAAATAAAGTGAAATAGACCTTGAATGAGGAATAAAAGGTGGCCAATGTAGGCCTAATGGGAGCATAGCTGTAACCAAGGGCAAAGTAAATTTTAAAATCAGCCATATCAATGCTTTGAAGCATATAAAGCAAATTTAAGATTTATAAAAAAGGCAATCTGCGAAAAAGGCTATTTTACTACCTTTCAGATCTACCTTGCCCCTAATGACACGGTTGCTCCCATTAGGCCAATTTCTATAAACAACCATTTTTTTACACTCACTTTGCAGTATAACAGTATAAGAGGTTTTCCCCTTTCACTAGGCCTATAGGTAAAACGCCATCTTGCTTCCAATTATTGTCTTAGCGTGGGTTTTATCGGAAATGTTGGCGGGACTCCTAAAATAAAACTATTATAATCAAACGTAACATCAATAAATCTATTTTATTTATACCTATTAAAATTCTAGTCTCTTAGAAATCCACTATATTACCATT is a window encoding:
- a CDS encoding cold-shock protein: MNNGTVKWFNAEKGFGFIAVDGGDDVFVHFSSIQSNGYKSLDEGQRVNFDIEKGQRGLQATNVYLD
- a CDS encoding alpha-amylase family glycosyl hydrolase, with amino-acid sequence MNQEYRILQIDPYLRPFADDIELRMNCYKKARRKLVEDDKMLTSFVNGHLYFGFHAKENGWVYREWAPNAQDVYLIGDFNNWNDQVHKLKRLDNGVWELLVEGELPHGSRVKLKIKANNHIYDRIPLYCKRVVQNSESNQFDGMIWNPPVPFNWNDKGFVPQQPLYIYECHIGMSGEKESVSSFLEFADNVLPRIKKQGYTAIQIMAIMEHPYYGSFGYQVSNFFAVSSRFGTPEDFKALVDKAHSVGIAVIMDLVHSHTVKNTVEGLAEFDGTDYQFCHHGNKGDHPDWHTRLFNYGKLEVQHFLLSNVKYWLTEYHLDGFRFDGVTSMMYHHHGRGTAFDNYKKYFSMDTDLESITYLQLATELAKEVNPNSILIAEDMSGMPGMCLPIIDGGIGFDYRLGMGLPDLLIKMMKTKDENWHMGKFWNELTNRRPQEKVIGYTESHDQALVGDKTLMFWLADHDMYWNMNKDGKNERIDRAIALHKILRFITCAVGGDGYLNFMGNEFGHPEWIDFPREGNGWSYKYARRQWSLVDNPNLKYEYLYNFDAAMLSFLTSNDLYKEPARLLLVHESNKVLSFIKGNHTFIFNFHPSNSYVHMLSDTSAFKLVFHSAWQCFGGFVDEVLNTGLLCKDGVVVDRRTAVVLKYNP